The Deltaproteobacteria bacterium sequence TACCGGGTCATGTGGCACAGCCGCCCTCGGCTGTGCGTTGTCCGCGCACAGCCGAGGGCGGCTGTGCCACATGCGGGATTGTCGTGCGATTTCAGAACAGTTCGGTCGCGGAGAAGAAGAACGCAATTTCGCGCGCGGCGTTTTCCGTCGAGTCGGAGCCGTGCACCGCGTTCGCCGTGTGCGATTCGGCGTAGAGCTTGCGGATCGTGCCCTCGGCGGCCTGCGCGGGGTTGGTCGCGCCCATGATCTCGCGCCAGCGCGCGATGGCGTTTTCGCCCTCGAAGGCGACCACGACCGTCGGCCCGCCCGACATGGACTCGACGAGCTCGGGGTAGAAGGGCCGTTCCTTGTGAACCTCGTAAAACGCGCGCGCGTCGGCCACCGTGAGTTGCCCCAAACGCAGCCCCACGATACGCAGCCCCGCGTCGGTTGCGTGCGCCAAAATCTTGCCCACGTAGTTGTTCTTCACGGCATCGGGTTTCACGATGCCCAGGGTGCGTTCGACGGCCATGACATCCTCCCCATCGGGTTCAAAAAAGCACGCGCCTTATAGGGGAATCGCCGCGGCGAGGCAAGGAGGGGAGGGTTTTCAGTGTTTGGAAATTGGGTGTTGAGCA is a genomic window containing:
- the ndk gene encoding nucleoside-diphosphate kinase, with protein sequence MAVERTLGIVKPDAVKNNYVGKILAHATDAGLRIVGLRLGQLTVADARAFYEVHKERPFYPELVESMSGGPTVVVAFEGENAIARWREIMGATNPAQAAEGTIRKLYAESHTANAVHGSDSTENAAREIAFFFSATELF